One region of Daphnia pulicaria isolate SC F1-1A chromosome 7, SC_F0-13Bv2, whole genome shotgun sequence genomic DNA includes:
- the LOC124348774 gene encoding prostatic acid phosphatase-like produces MDWSTLALSFVLFLCVSGETEYLGKSNNTLRLVHMLYRHGDRTPVRPYPLDPYLNLTHWPVSWVQLTKEGKERHFKLGQLNWERYGDFLSETYNPDEIYVRSTDVDRTLMSAECHLAGLFQPNDNQTWHPDLAWQPIPVHTIAKEQDLLLVLESECPRYDELLAQFNSSPDVRKRMDSNKEMLDYLAAKSGLNMTEIDDIEYLYDTLFIEDRFNKTLPEWTRKYFPSPMKEFSDFSFEMKAYHTAIFHVIFLLSWLNIWALTPSRKLTPPNRKLFMYSAHDVTVATFLSAVNIFNGIQPPYASMVLVELHELKPNDFSVKILYKNVSDDGRNPEVLSLPGCTRFCPLDKFFQLVQNATSDDIKVECKLVKPDASTFDTMLVISLLASLSCLSLVALLVIGALWHRKVTGLSTLLPRKMN; encoded by the exons ATGGACTGGTCCACGTTGGCACTGAGTTTCGTCCTGTTTCTATGTGTATCAGGGGAAACAGAGTATTTaggaaaatcaaacaacacTCTCAGACTTGTGCACatg TTGTATCGTCATGGTGATAGGACTCCAGTGCGACCATATCCCTTGGACCCCTACCTCAACCTAACTCATTGGCCTGTATCGTGGGTCCAGCTGACCAAA GAAGGCAAAGAGAGGCATTTTAAACTGGGACAGTTGAACTGGGAACGCTATGGAGATTTCCTCTCAGAAACTTACAACCCTGATGAAATTTACGTCAGATCCACTGATGTCGACAGGACCTTGATGAGTGCAGAGTGTCATCTGGCAGGACTCTTCCAGCCCAATGACAATCAGACTTGGCATCCAGATCTAGCCTGGCAGCCCATTCCAGTCCACACTATTGCAAAAGAGCAGG ATCTGCTGCTGGTATTGGAATCGGAGTGCCCTCGTTATGACGAGCTCCTCGCCCAGTTCAACTCTTCACCAGACGTTCGCAAACGCATGGACAGCAACAAGGAAATGCTGGATTATTTGGCTGCCAAGAGTGGCTTGAATATGACAGAGATTGATGACATTGAATACCTTTACGACACGCTCTTTATCGAA GATCGTTTCAACAAGACGCTGCCCGAATGGACTAGAAAGTACTTTCCCAGTCCAATGAAGGAATTTTCCGACTTTAGTTTCGAGATGAAAGCTTA TCACACGGCCATTTTCCACGTCATTTTCCTGTT GAGTTGGTTGAACATCTGGGCGCTTACGCCCAGTCGAAAACTGACCCCACCCAATAGGAAGCTGTTCATGTATTCGGCTCATGACGTCACTGTGGCCACTTTTCTTTCTGCCGTCAACATCTTTAACGGCATCCAGCCACCGTACGCGTCCATGGTCCTGGTGGAGCTGCACGAACTCAAACCCAACGACTTTTCCGTCAAG attttGTACAAGAACGTGTCGGATGATGGGCGGAATCCCGAGGTTCTTTCGCTGCCCGGCTGCACGCGATTCTGTCCCCTTGACAAGTTTTTCCAGCTCGTCCAAAATGCGACGAGCGACGACATCAAAGTCGAGTGCAAATTGGTGAAGCCTGATGCCTCCACCTTTGACACCATGCTAG TCATTAGCCTGTTGGCTTCATTGAGCTGCCTGTCGCTGGTCGCCTTGTTGGTGATTGGCGCCCTGTGGCACCGCAAAGTCACTGGTCTATCAACTCTACttccaagaaaaatgaattaa